In one Flavobacteriales bacterium genomic region, the following are encoded:
- a CDS encoding carboxylesterase family protein: MARFSALLTMTLASFTAVAQDCSTGRYVNANLFADVNVTQGVVFGSNTGVSGSSQTLRMDVYEPSGDSEQLRPVVVVAFGGSFITGTRGDVAFICNDLAKRGYVAVANDYRVGFFLPNQTTTTRAVMRGAHDMRACVRYLRRSVAEMGNPYRIDTTRIIIGGVSAGAISALHAMYLDQDAEVPAVLASELPGLGGLEGSSGSPGYSSRAMACYSFSGALGDSAWIEPGDEPLVSLHEVGDNIVPYYTAPVFVGGIPTGLTASGSHDLHLRAGHIGITNCLKSYDANAHVGYLQSDQANALDYVAVFMGELVCGQSVTCGLSTSVAEVGKAQPLQCTPNPASTTTRLSLPSASDLSVIDMQGRVVERIRGCIGTVELDLTNLPAGAYTVRPSNPDLGAVRLLKAD, translated from the coding sequence ATGGCACGATTCTCCGCTCTCCTCACCATGACCCTCGCCTCATTCACAGCCGTGGCGCAGGACTGCTCCACGGGGCGCTATGTCAATGCCAACCTCTTTGCCGATGTCAACGTCACCCAGGGAGTGGTGTTCGGCAGCAACACCGGCGTCTCTGGCAGCAGCCAGACCTTGCGGATGGACGTTTACGAGCCGTCGGGCGATTCTGAGCAGCTCCGTCCGGTGGTGGTGGTCGCCTTCGGCGGATCCTTCATCACGGGGACGAGGGGCGATGTGGCCTTCATCTGCAACGACCTGGCGAAGCGCGGCTACGTAGCGGTGGCGAATGACTATCGGGTCGGCTTCTTCCTGCCCAACCAGACAACCACCACCAGGGCCGTGATGCGCGGAGCGCACGACATGCGTGCATGCGTCCGATACCTCCGTCGCAGTGTGGCCGAGATGGGCAACCCATACCGCATCGATACGACGCGGATCATCATCGGCGGCGTGTCGGCAGGCGCGATCAGTGCCTTGCATGCCATGTACCTCGACCAGGACGCTGAGGTCCCCGCCGTGCTGGCCTCGGAGCTGCCCGGCCTTGGCGGCCTGGAGGGCAGCAGCGGGAGCCCGGGCTATTCGAGCCGGGCCATGGCTTGCTACAGCTTCAGCGGTGCCCTGGGCGACTCCGCTTGGATCGAGCCGGGGGATGAGCCCTTGGTGAGCCTGCACGAAGTAGGGGACAACATCGTTCCCTACTATACCGCTCCGGTATTCGTTGGAGGCATCCCCACCGGACTTACGGCCAGCGGCAGCCATGACCTGCATTTGCGGGCGGGGCACATCGGCATCACCAACTGCCTGAAGTCATATGACGCCAATGCGCACGTGGGCTACCTCCAGAGCGACCAGGCCAATGCACTCGACTATGTGGCCGTATTCATGGGCGAACTGGTCTGCGGCCAATCGGTGACCTGCGGGTTGAGCACCAGTGTTGCGGAGGTCGGCAAGGCCCAACCCTTGCAGTGCACGCCCAACCCGGCCTCAACCACCACCCGTCTTTCTTTGCCCAGCGCTTCGGACCTCTCGGTGATTGACATGCAGGGGAGGGTGGTGGAGCGCATCAGGGGGTGCATAGGGACCGTTGAGCTGGACCTGACCAACCTGCCGGCCGGGGCCTACACGGTTCGCCCTTCCAATCCGGACCTGGGCGCCGTACGTCTGCTGAAGGCCGATTAG
- a CDS encoding tetratricopeptide repeat protein — protein MGQPISRSLAFNAFWCLALIACQAPGGKEPRDAQAPEGSLAWIEQRIIDNPDDAALFAQRAAFFEGIDSLALAEADWKRAIVLDSANSAWRLALGGLYFRKVRLVDAERSFQQAIELAPSSTDARSKLSELYLVQGRFKEAMAEANDALRLDPQNGQLYNLKGWIHRTAGDTDLAISSYQTAVERDPDLYDAYISLGILHAARHDALALDYYDAAIAERPTSIEAHYNKAMFAQEHDRDSLALACYARIKEIDPDYPLAYYNTGYILLEHQKKTLMAREQFQRAIAKMPTYTQAWYSRGVTYELEGRLDSAKADYEQTLRIDPTHTEAALGLSRLAAKGVKVKAR, from the coding sequence ATGGGTCAACCGATTTCCCGTTCCCTGGCCTTCAATGCCTTCTGGTGCCTTGCCCTCATCGCCTGCCAGGCACCGGGGGGAAAGGAACCGCGTGACGCACAAGCCCCGGAGGGCAGCCTGGCCTGGATCGAGCAGCGCATCATCGACAACCCCGACGATGCGGCGCTCTTCGCCCAGCGTGCCGCATTCTTCGAGGGCATTGACAGCCTGGCGCTGGCTGAGGCCGACTGGAAGCGTGCCATCGTCCTTGACAGCGCCAATTCCGCTTGGCGCCTCGCCTTGGGTGGGCTCTATTTCCGGAAGGTGAGGCTGGTGGATGCCGAGCGGAGCTTCCAACAGGCCATCGAACTGGCCCCTAGCTCAACGGACGCACGCAGTAAGCTGAGTGAGCTTTACCTCGTACAGGGACGCTTCAAAGAAGCCATGGCCGAGGCCAATGACGCCCTGCGGCTGGACCCTCAGAATGGCCAGCTGTACAACCTCAAAGGGTGGATCCACCGCACCGCCGGTGACACCGACCTGGCCATAAGCAGCTACCAGACCGCCGTGGAGCGCGACCCGGACCTCTATGACGCCTACATCTCCTTGGGCATCCTGCACGCGGCCCGCCATGACGCCCTCGCGCTGGACTACTACGATGCGGCCATCGCCGAACGGCCCACGAGCATCGAGGCCCATTACAACAAGGCGATGTTCGCGCAGGAACATGACCGGGACAGCCTGGCCCTCGCCTGTTACGCCCGCATCAAGGAGATCGATCCCGACTACCCATTGGCATACTACAACACCGGGTACATCCTGCTCGAGCACCAGAAGAAGACATTGATGGCGCGCGAGCAGTTCCAGAGGGCCATTGCCAAGATGCCCACTTACACGCAGGCGTGGTACAGCAGGGGCGTCACTTATGAACTGGAGGGCCGCTTGGACAGTGCGAAGGCGGATTACGAGCAGACCCTGCGCATCGACCCCACCCACACCGAAGCGGCCCTCGGCCTGAGCAGGCTCGCGGCCAAGGGCGTGAAGGTGAAGGCGCGCTAG
- a CDS encoding rhodanese-like domain-containing protein produces the protein MAAGTIVDVRTPEEFEGGHVPGSINIPLDQVPARTSEFRTMATPIVLCCRSGARSGQALLYLEARGITGLQNGGGWTDVAMTLDPQ, from the coding sequence ATGGCCGCGGGCACCATCGTCGATGTGCGCACTCCGGAGGAGTTCGAAGGCGGCCATGTGCCCGGTTCCATCAATATACCGCTCGATCAAGTGCCGGCGCGGACCTCTGAATTCCGGACCATGGCAACGCCTATCGTCCTGTGCTGCCGAAGCGGCGCACGCAGCGGTCAGGCGCTGCTGTACCTGGAGGCACGAGGGATCACAGGGCTGCAGAATGGCGGCGGTTGGACGGATGTGGCCATGACCCTCGATCCGCAATGA
- the recA gene encoding recombinase RecA encodes MATEINKEKLKALQLTLDKLEKTFGKGAIMKLGDDAIEQVEVIPTGSLGLDLALGVGGYPKGRIIEIYGPESSGKTTLAIHAIAECQKRGGIAAIIDAEHAFDRFYAEGLGVDTENLLISQPDNGEQALEIADNLIRSGAIDLLVVDSVAALTPRAEIEGEMGDSAVGMQARLMSKALRKLTSTIGKTGCCCIFINQLREKIGVMFGNPETTTGGNALKFYATIRLDIRRVTQLKEGENVIGNRTRVKVVKNKVAPPFRKAEFDIMFGKGVSKTGEIIDMAVEMGIVKKSGSWFSYEDNKLGQGRDMVRQLLDDNEELCLELEQRIKEAVAKTEQPVTA; translated from the coding sequence ATGGCAACGGAGATCAACAAGGAGAAACTCAAGGCGCTTCAGCTCACCCTGGATAAGCTGGAGAAGACCTTCGGCAAGGGCGCCATCATGAAGCTCGGCGATGATGCCATCGAACAGGTGGAGGTGATTCCCACCGGCTCGCTGGGACTAGACCTGGCCTTGGGCGTTGGCGGCTATCCCAAGGGGCGGATCATCGAGATCTACGGCCCGGAATCATCCGGAAAGACCACCTTGGCTATCCACGCCATCGCCGAATGCCAGAAGCGAGGCGGAATTGCGGCCATCATCGATGCCGAGCACGCCTTCGACCGCTTCTATGCCGAGGGGCTTGGCGTGGACACCGAGAACCTGCTCATCAGCCAGCCTGACAACGGGGAGCAGGCCTTGGAGATCGCCGACAACCTGATTCGCTCTGGCGCCATCGACCTTTTGGTGGTCGATTCCGTGGCGGCCTTGACCCCACGCGCCGAGATCGAGGGTGAAATGGGTGACAGTGCAGTCGGTATGCAGGCCCGCCTCATGAGCAAGGCCCTGCGCAAGCTCACCAGCACAATCGGCAAGACCGGTTGCTGCTGCATCTTCATCAACCAGCTCCGCGAGAAGATCGGTGTCATGTTCGGCAATCCGGAGACCACCACCGGCGGCAACGCGCTGAAGTTCTACGCCACCATCCGCCTCGACATCCGTCGCGTGACGCAACTCAAGGAAGGAGAGAACGTCATCGGCAACCGCACCCGTGTGAAGGTGGTGAAGAACAAGGTGGCCCCTCCGTTCCGCAAGGCCGAGTTCGACATCATGTTCGGCAAGGGCGTGAGCAAGACGGGTGAGATCATCGACATGGCCGTGGAGATGGGCATCGTGAAGAAGAGCGGCAGCTGGTTCAGCTACGAGGACAACAAGCTCGGCCAGGGGCGCGACATGGTGCGCCAACTCCTCGATGACAACGAGGAACTTTGCCTCGAACTCGAGCAACGGATCAAGGAAGCGGTGGCCAAGACCGAGCAGCCGGTCACGGCCTGA
- a CDS encoding rhodanese-like domain-containing protein has product MAVNHPAALGPSAFKAEVESGRYQLVDVRTPAEYAAGHLAGSTLIDWTAPDYEQAFARLDAKRPVLLYCHSGGRSEQALEHLAQRGYQVQHLEGGIVAWRKAGLPVVKD; this is encoded by the coding sequence ATGGCCGTTAATCACCCTGCGGCCCTCGGCCCGTCCGCATTCAAAGCAGAGGTAGAATCCGGACGTTACCAGCTTGTGGATGTACGCACACCGGCCGAGTATGCAGCAGGGCACCTGGCCGGCAGCACCCTCATCGACTGGACCGCGCCTGACTACGAGCAAGCCTTCGCACGATTGGACGCCAAACGGCCGGTGCTGCTCTATTGCCACAGCGGCGGGCGCAGCGAGCAGGCCCTTGAGCACCTTGCGCAGCGCGGTTATCAGGTGCAGCACCTCGAAGGGGGCATCGTCGCGTGGCGGAAAGCGGGCCTCCCTGTCGTGAAGGACTAA
- a CDS encoding outer membrane beta-barrel protein, with product MKKHLLSLAFGALAMGAAAQFQVNPQAGINFQGLTSPEPGVQYKANIGWQLGADFRIGDRLFFQPGAHFGRSATAIKAFNNDTLLYEDDLVRTSLKLNALVGYRIIDSYQFDLRFMLGPTYDVLLSVDDRDDRIGYNRGDFRGGSLNLDAALGFDMGVVTVQPGVSFGLSRVFSDNPVVKDIGSRYLTYGVTVGVNFGNDD from the coding sequence ATGAAAAAGCACCTGCTTTCCCTCGCCTTCGGGGCCCTGGCCATGGGCGCCGCCGCGCAGTTCCAAGTGAACCCGCAGGCCGGGATCAATTTCCAAGGACTCACCAGCCCGGAGCCGGGAGTCCAATACAAGGCCAATATCGGCTGGCAGCTCGGCGCTGACTTCCGCATCGGTGACCGCTTGTTCTTCCAGCCCGGAGCCCACTTCGGTCGAAGCGCCACCGCCATCAAGGCCTTCAATAACGATACGCTCCTGTACGAGGATGACCTGGTGCGCACGAGCCTGAAGCTGAATGCCTTGGTAGGCTATCGAATCATCGATTCCTATCAGTTCGACCTCCGCTTCATGCTAGGTCCAACCTACGATGTGCTGTTGAGCGTCGATGACCGTGACGACCGCATCGGATACAACCGCGGCGATTTCCGTGGAGGGTCCCTGAATCTTGATGCCGCCCTCGGCTTCGACATGGGTGTGGTGACCGTTCAACCCGGAGTCAGCTTCGGCCTGAGCCGGGTCTTCAGCGACAATCCCGTGGTGAAGGATATCGGATCAAGGTACCTCACGTACGGCGTGACCGTCGGCGTGAACTTCGGTAACGACGACTGA